Sequence from the Macaca fascicularis isolate 582-1 chromosome 16, T2T-MFA8v1.1 genome:
AAGGTAGCTGGAACATGCTGTTCTGTGCTGATCAAGACAGGTGTGCTACCCGCTCAATGGAATGCAAGTTCTTGTATGCAAAGACCATAAATATCAGTAAAAAGACAAAGTAAATGCAATTTGTGataagtgctgtgaagaaaataagacattaaaataaagaCCTGGTGGGGGCTTACTTTAGACCAGATGGTAAAGGAAGGAGACATTTAGGCTGAGACCTGGGGCATGAGAAGGAGCCAGCTTCCAGGAGGGTGAGGGCCCTAGGTTCCAGGCAGAAGAAGGCCTGCGCAGAAGCGCAGAGGTGGGCATAAGCTCCCCAGTGAGCAAGACAGACACAGGCCTTGGCCTTTCAGAGCTCACCATCCCAGGACTGTGCTACCCAGCATAGTAGCCGTTGGCCATACATGGCTAcataaattaatcaaaattaaatgcaggccgggtatggtggctcatacctgtaatcccagcactttgggaggctgaggggtgtggatcatctgaggtcaggagtttgagacaagcctggccaatatgatgagaccccatctctagaaaaatacaaaaattagctgggcatggtggtgggcacctgcagtcccagctactcgggaggttgaggcaggagaatcccttgaacccaggaggcggaagaggttgcaatgagctgagatcgtgccactgcactccagcctgggcgacagagggagactcttgtctcaaataaataaatcaatgaaaataaacaagaattaaatacaatttagagtctagttcctcagtcacactagccataGTTCAAGTGCTAATAGCCCATGTGACTGGTGGCATTTGTCTTGGACAGCGTAGACCATAGAGCGTTTTCATCACTGCAGACAGTTCTGTGGGATAGCACTGATCTAAGACTGTGGAGAGCAAATGGAATGAAAGGGGTGGCCTAAGGACCATCAGTAGGACAGgggctccctggaggaggagaCGATTGTGCTGTGTCCTGCAGACCTGTTACATCTGTGAGGAGCAGGGCCGGGAGAGCAAGGCGGCCTCAGGAGCCTGCATGACCTGTAACCGCCATGGATGTCGACAAGCTTTCCACGTCACCTGGTGAGACCCCCGtcccaccccccgcccccggGGTTGTTCTGGATGGCCACTGATCAGGCTCATTCTAGCTGCTGTCTTTTTGATGGTGGTGGCAATGCTTTCTTTGGATGGTCTTGGCTTCACCTCAGCAGGGGgccaggagggtgggaggaaggtggcTCATCTGATATGTGGCCTCAGCCGGCTCAGGCTGCCCTCTCTGGTTAGTGCCCAAATGGCAGGCTTGCTGTGTGAGGAAGAAGTGCTGGAGGTGGACAACGTCAAGTACTGTGGCTACTGCAAATACCACTTCAGCAAGATGGTGAGTCCCCGCGGCCAGTGCATGAGAGGGTCAGTCAGCTGTGGTTAGATGGTTAGAGGGCATGGGCTTTGGGCCAGGCCAGTACCTGGTGCTAGGAGGACAGAGAGGGAAGGAACCCAGTCCCTGCCCAAGAGGAGCTCTTCATTAGATGAAGAATAAAGTATAGCTTCAAGTGTGTGGATCAGAGCTGGACCAAGCAGTCTGTCCCAAAAGACAAAGCTCAGACTCTGCCTGTCGGAGTCTAGGAGGCTTTAAGGAAGAGGTAGCATTTAAGCTGAGTGGAGGTGGAAATCAAAATAAGAGCCAACATTTGTGTGGGAGGCAGCATTTACTATGCCTCCGCCTTAGGACAAAGTTCTTGCTGTGTGTTACTTTGCATGGTCCTCCCACCCACCCTAAGAACTAGGTGTActatattttccccattttacagatgagtaaactaagGCTCACTGAGGTTATATAACTTATCTTGCAGCTGGTAGATGGGATTTAGAACGGGCAGCCTAATTTGAAAACTCTCGGGAGCCTGCCAAACAGAGAAACGAGTCCCAGACAGAGGGACTAGTGTGGACAAAGTCCTGAGAGGAGGAAGGGCATGGGTGAGCGGCGGGAGAATGGGGTGTTTGGTGGGGAAGAGGCAGGAGATGAGGTGAGAAAGCAGGGCCAGAGCTGGGCTTGTCTCTGCCCCAGGCCTGGGGCCCAGGGGGAGGCTGGAAAGGGTGCTACTCTGTGTTTGTGGAGAGACTTGTGTGTCCCAGAAGCCGTGAGGTGTTCCGGAGCAGTTGGCTGCAGCTTGGATCTACCCCCTAGCCACAGGCTTGTCAGGCCTGTAAGCGGGAGAGTAACATGATCAGATTTGTTTTTTAGGAAGATTACCCTGGCAGCCGCTGTGAGGCTGGATCAGAAGGGCTGAGGCTGGTGGCCGGGAGACAGCTGCGAGAAGGGGGATGGAGGGGTGAGGCTGGATGCTAGAACCATTTCTAGGGAGACTTGCCTAATCGTGGGAGTGGCTGAGAAGTAGGAGTTGGGGGTGACATTTAGGATCTAGGCTCTAGACACTGAGTAAATGGAGCTTGAATACCTGGGGGTACCATGAACAAGGGGTGCAGCTGGCTTCTGTAGGGGGAACACATGTCCTAATTTGCCCCAGACAGTCCCAGTTTATACCTGTTGCCCTGGTGTAATTATTAATAGTTCCcctgtttcatttttcaaagtgTCCAGGTTTGGATCATAAGTTACATGGTCACCTTGGTTTCAGGGTTTGATGATAACTTAGGACAAGGAAATGAGCTTGGTTTGGTTTTCAGGAGGCGCCATGTGGAGACATTTAGATTTGGTGGATGTCAGACTCCTGGGCAGGGTGTAGTGGCAGCTCCAGGCTTATAAGGCTGGGGCTATAATCCCAGGGTGTCCACAAGGATAGATCAGGTGGGCCACGAAAGAGGGGGCCTTGCAGGGTATGGGGCTCTGCAGGTAGGAGCTGTGTCCAACACTGGGGAGCTGCCAGGTCAGACAAGGCCTGAAATTAACCCTTGGGCTTGGCAGTTGGGAGGTAGTTGGTGACCTTAGAGGGAGCAGCTACAAGCCCGGGGAGGGTGAAGCCGTCAGGCTGGGTCTGTAGTGAAGGGAATGGGGGAGGCAGGCCCTGGCTGGGAGGAGAGGCAGCATGAGGGTTGTTTGGGTTGTGTTGATGTTTACTTCCCCGCTTTCTTCAAGTTAAGGGCAGCATATCCTTTGGGACAGGAGCAACCACTGTGTTTGGTGGAGGGGAGGGGCcaggaaaaaggagaaggggGTGATAGCTGAGCCAAGTGTCTAGAGGGGGGATCGGACGTGGAGTACAGGGGAGCACTGGCTCCCCATGAGGGTCCCCTGCACACCCTCTGCTCCAGGGAAGGAGGTAGAAACGTGCCGTGGCTCAGTCAGCCAAGAGGGCACCATGGAGAGAGTGAAAGACCCGGGCCTCAGTGGTTGACTCTTGACATCAGACGAGCCGGCTGGGATGCTCTAGGGTTTTCAGGCTGGGGAACGCCCTTCTGCTGAGCATCATAGAGGGCATGAGGTCCTCTTAGTGACAGACGGGGCACATGGGACTGACCCCCAGGATCAGGATCCTCTAACCTTCTGGAAGTGTTCCCTAAGCCTGTGAAAGGAGGGTTTGCAATTTCTCTCAAATCTCTCCCCCAGAAGACATCCCGGCACAGCAGCGGGGGAGGCGGAGGAGGCActggaggaggaggcggcagCGGCGGCAGCATGGGGGGAGGTGGCAGTGGTTTCATCTCTGGGAGGAGAAGCCGGTCAGCCTCACCATCCACGCAGCAGGAGAAGCACCCCACCCACCACGAGAGGGGCCAGAAGAAGGTAGAAGCCCCTCCCTCGCCTGTCGTCACTCCCACATGGGGACTCAGAGACTCACAAACATGGCTCAAGAAGCCATCATGAGGTGCCCTTAAGGTCTTGGCcctgccttcttccttcctctgagGCCACTGAGGGCAGGAGGGGGCTGAAGTGAAACGGGGGTGACGTGGGAACTTGGCTTCCCTGTGGCTGTATTAGTGGTTCCTCTGGGTCCTCCCCATGACATCACAGTGTCCCCCAAGCCCCAGACACATGGCTCTGCACGTTGCACATGTCTCCGCAGTCCAGCCATGTGCCGCCTAGTGTGTAAGTGCTAATGCCTGCGTTCCCTCGCACCACATAGCACAGCGTGCCCTGCTCCTGTCCGTCTGTGCAGCTGTGTCCCAGGTGGACACCCTTGCAGGTGTGTGTTCACGCGCGTGGTGCTCTGTGGCACTGGCGTGATAATGGGACAGGCTATTTTTAGCAGGCGGGGCCGGGGGAAGGGCTGTTGGCTCTCATAGGAACTTGCCTGAGTTGATCCTTCCCAGCCCATTATCCTGCCCTCCTCAGGGAGAGATGATGCCCACAAAACCCCATCCTGAGAGGGTGTCAGCTCCCCATACCCACATGTCACGTTTATCCTCGCCCAGACAGCCCCCCCGGCACAGTATCTAGTCACCTCTTCCTCTCCAGAGTCGAAAGGACAAAGAACGCCTTAAGCAGAAGCACAAGAAGCGGCCTGAATCGCCCCCCAGCATCCTCACCCCGCCCGTGGTCCCCACTGCTGACAAGGTACTGCTGCCCACGTTCAGGAGGGATGGCGTGTGGGTCTGgggtggcagagggagggaggcgaGGGGCGAGAGGTTGGTGAGCCAGGGACTTGGGTACCCTCCCCATAGCTTCAAGTTAATgccactcccctcccaccccacaccctcTACTCTCTTCCAGCCTAGAAGGGGCCACCAATCACTGACCAACCATGGGATTGGGGGTTTGGGGTGCTGGATGCCAGATGTTCCCATCTGCCTCTGTCCAGAGGGCCTCAGCCCTGGGCTCTTGTCTGCAGAGAGTGGGGGATGGCACTCAGGCCTGCTCTCCAAGTTCTAGGGCCCATATCCCCAGAGATGAGTAGAGGACATCCCCTACACCCCATCAGGAGGACACCCAAAGCTTGTCACCCAACCCAAATCCCACTCCGTGCAGGTTGGAGGGGCTGAAAGTTCTGACCAACGTGTCATGGGGGGCAGGCCCCTGGACAGTACCCCCAAACTCCCACTCATCCCCCCCATTTCCAGCAGGGCATGGTATATCAGGCCTGTCTCCAGAAATGGGCAGCATCTGGATGAGCCATAGGCAGGCCCTACCCTAGGCCAGGGAATTACTAATCCAAGCTGGAACAGCCCTCCCTGCTCCCTACAACCTGCCTTCCCCATGGGAGGAGAACCCAGGAGGGTGCGGGGAGCTGGAGAAATTGCTCCCTCCTGTCACCATTATTGCCCATTCACCTCCGCCCTACCTCAGACGGTTGGCAGAGCTCTGGGCACTTAGCAGGAGGCTCAGGTATCAGGTTTCCAGGATGATGTTGCTGTGGCAACTGCCCCAGTAAACTTCTCCCTTCCCTGCTTCCCAGGGCTCACCTGGAGAGCTTGTCATTCATGCCCTCTGACCTTTCCAGGGCCCTGCAGGCAGGTGGCAAGAAATGGCCAGGGATCTGGGAGTTTCTCCAGTAACTGGATGTCCCTTGGACATAACAGAGAACTCCGCCCATCCCCCTCCACTCGACCCAGCACTTCAGCTACCCTTCCCCCCCGCCCCTCTCTTCCCTTGCTCTCAGAACCACATCTGGCTCCCTTCAGAACTCCAGCTGTTGAAAAGAacaaagaggaagacagagaccAGGACTCTgcctgggaggggcagggcagggtggctcTTGTTTCCGGTCCAGCCTCCATTCAGCATTTATCTGTTCAGCACAATTGACTGAATACCTGGTCGCTACCAGGAGGAAAAGGGCCGTCCCTGGCAGCAGCCTGAAGCACGAATGAACTCACGGCATGCCAGGCTGTGTTCTGGAACCAGGAGATGGAAGGGCATATGGAGATTAGTCCATTTAATACTCAATCCAATTAGGTTGGAAATTTACCAACCCCATTTAATATATGAAGACAatggggcacagagaggttaagtaatttgcctaaaaGCACACAGCTAGTAAAGTGGTAGAGCTGAGATTCCAACGCAGTCTGGCTCGAAGGCTTGGGCTCTTCACCTGCTGCCATCGGAAGTCTCATCATTTATTGACCCCATATGATGTATCTGGCATCATGCTGCTTACAACTCACCACATATGCATAGTGCTCCCCGTAAGGACACTGATACTCATTAAGGTTGAGACTTTGCACAGTATAACATGGCGgagaggtcaggtgcagtggctcatgcctgtagtcccagcactttgggagtctgaggcaggtggatctcctgaggtcaggagttcgagaccagcctggccaacatggtgaaaccctgcctctactaaaaatacaaaaaattagcagggtgtggtggccggtgcctgtaatcccagctatttgggaggctgaggcaggaaaatcacttgaacccgggaggtgattgaaggttgcagtgagccaagatcgtaccattgcactccatcctgggcaataagagtgaaactctatctcaaaaaataaaaataagaaaaaaaaacatagcagTAAAGGGCAGAGCCTGCCAGGCTCATACCCTGCTCTGCCCGACTTAGAGCCCACGCTCCTTCAACCACCACCCTGCCACTCTCCTTGGTTTCTGGTGCCTCAGACACAGGACAGAACATTTCAGTGCAGAGTAGCAGCTGTTGACATGTGGTCATGTGTGCCCAGTTCTCTGGAAATAAGGGGACAGAGTGCCTTGTTCCACCTGAGGTATTTAGGGAGGCTTCAGGGAAGAGGGACTTCTAAGCTGGATTTTAAAGGATGAGAAATTTCCCAGGAAGAGTAAGGATAGGCTCTCCTGGCAGACACTTAGTGTGTGCAATCTCAGGTTGTCTAGGAAGAGCATGGGGTGGTTAGAGAATGGGTGGAAAGCCAGGGGGCTGAAGTTTGGAGTAGTAGCTGGAGGGCTCCAGGATGGCACCAGAGAAGTCCATTCTCCTGTGGGTCCTCTTCTCTGCCTCGCCACTTCCAGCATAGGTCCAGCTGCCTTAGGCGCCCTAAGtattcagtgaatgaatggaccAATGAGTAAATCTCTTCAGACTCTGGGACTGTTTTCATCTCCCCCTCAGCTTCCATCTTCCCTGCCTAAGGTGAAAGACAGACGCCTTCTTGGGTTCAGTGAATTCCCCTCTGCCTCACACCCAGGAGTGCCACAGCTGCCTCCTCATATCCCTGCCTAGGGGCTCCCAGCCACTCCCTGCCCGGAAGTCCTTCATGAAACTAGCTGTGGGCTCTCCCAGTTGAGCGAGGTCCTGTGCCCCCCTGCTTCACTCCCACATCAGGATCAGCACAGGCCCAGGCAGCCGGTGTCGaaccttcctctctcctctccttcaggtctcctcctcagcttcctcttcctcccaccaTGAGGCCAGCACGCAGGAGACCTCTGAGAGCAGCAGGGACTCAAAGGGGAAAAAGTCTTCCAGCCATAGCCTGAGTCATAAGGGGAAGAAACTGAGCAGTGGGAAAGGTGTGAGCAGTTttacctctgcctcctcctcttcctcctcctcttcctcctcctctggggGGCCCTTCCAGCCTGCAGGTGAGTGTGAGCATCCGGGAGGAAGCTGGGAGCAGGGACAGCCTTTCATCCTGAGCTTTTCTGGCGAGGGACTTTGCATATTGGTTGTGCATCTCATTTACTTCTACATCGGTTCAGGATAAAGATGGGGAATCCCCTCCTCTCCAACCCTGCCCCTAAACCCTTCCTTCTTGAGCCAGAACTCTCCTCCTCCACCAACCCATAACAGTATTCCTTATCCCCTACATTTGTGCTGCAAGGTACAATTTTTCAAGCACCCCGTAAACATTATCTCCTATAATCGCTACAGTCATCTGGTGAGGCCAGTAGGGTGCGAGTTACTCTCCATTTTAGTACAGGTGGGAAAGCTGGAGGGGTCGGGGGTACTTATCCCAGGACACAGACAGTAGCAGAGCTGAGACAGGAAACCAGGCGTCCCCATTCCTGGACCAGAGCTCTCTCCCTCCAGTACACGTGGGAGTGGGAGGGAGTGCAGGGATCTGGGGTCCAGCTGTAACCATTTTCCCTCTGTGCACAGTCTCGTCCCTGCAGAGCTCCCCTGACTTCTCTGCATTCCCCAAGCTGGAGCAGCCAGAGGAGGACAAGTACTCCAAGCCCACAGCCCCCGCCCCTTCagcccctccttctccctcagcccccGAGCCCCCCAAGGCTGACCTTTTTGAGCAGAAGGTGGTCTTCTCTGGCTTTGGGCCCATCATGCGCTtctccaccaccacctccagctcAGGCCGGGCCCGGGCGCCCTCCCCTGGGGACTATAAATCTCCCCACGTCACGGGGTCTGGGGCCTCGGCAGGCACCCACAAGCGGATGCCCTCACTGAGTGCCACCCCTGTGCCTGCTGATGAGACCCCTGAGACAGGCCTGAAGGAGAAGAAGCACAAAGCCAGCAAGAGGAGCCGCCACGGGCCAGGCCGTCCCAAGGGCAGTCGGAACAAGGAGGGCACTGGGGGCCCAGCTGCCCCATCCTTGCCCAGTGCCCAGCTGGCTGGCTTTACCGCCACTGCTGCCTCACCCTTCTCTGGAGGCTCCCTGGTCAGCTCTGGCCTGGGAGGTCTGGCCTCCCGAAACTTTGGGCCTTCTGGGAGCTTGCCCAGCCTGAGCCTGGAGTCCCCCTTACTAGGGGCAGGTTAGTGACCCCTGGGGACAGAAGGCATTTCAGGGCCCAGCCAGTCTAGTGAGGAACAGAGCTTACACATGCACTTAGAAGGAAATGGGATGGATACTCCTCCAAAAGACAGAGCACAGACAGTCACCTTCAGGACATCCCCCTCTGCATGCCTGGAGTGGAAAGGACTGGGGGCAGATTGTCAGAAGGTTTTACCAAGTTTTGGGAGGGAGATTATAAAAGCTAGGAATTCCCTAGCCCTGGGCAGGGCAGTTTAACAAGCAGGCACAGCAAGCAGATGTCACCAAGGCAAGAAGTGACATCTTTGCAGCAAGAGGGTTAGACTGGATGTGTAGCCAGAATCAGGGAGCACtggagctggggaggggctgTCACAGCCCTGGCTGAGCAGGAGTCTGGGGTGGAGGGTAACCGTGTGCTTCCCTCTGTCCTCCTTGTGCCTGCAGGCATCTACACCAGTAATAAGGACCCCATCTCCCACAGTGGCGGGATGCTACGGGCCGTCTGCAGCACCCctctctcctccagcctcctggggCCCCCAGGGACCTCGGCCCTGCCCCGCCTCAGCCGCTCCCCATTCACCAgcaccctcccctcctcctctgctTCTATCTCCACCACTCAGGTGAGACCTGACTCCCGGGCTCCTCCTTCTCTGGGCAGGTTGGGGACAGACTGACAGAGGACCCTAGCCTTCTGTGGGAATTGGAGCAACTGGGCTGAGTTGCCACCAGACCTCCCTCCAGGCTCTGGTCCCCTCTGCTCCCCAGCACACCCGGCCCCGTGCACCCCGGTACACACAGTTGTGCCCTAGATCCAAGAATAACTGCCAGGGGATTCTACCTCCCTCCCTTAGGTGTTTTCTCTGGCTGGCTCTACCTTTAGCCTCCCTTCTACCCACATCTTTGGAACCCCCATGGGTGCCGTTAACCCCCTCCTCGCCCAAGCTGAGAGCAGCCACACAGGTATGTGAATATCTGACCCCCTCTCCCCTTTCTTCCCAAAGGTCTGACACCCATCACCTGCATGTGACCCCAGAAAGAATGGGAGAGCTTTCTGGCTGCCCCCTCCCTCTGGCCATTGCCCTCCCTGcaaaaacaaacaggccgggtgtggtggctcacgcctgtaatcccagcactttgggaggctgaggcgggtggatcatctgagatcaggagttcgagaccagcctggccaacatggtgaaaccccgtctctactaaaaatacaaaaactaactgggtgtggtggtgggtgcctgtaatcccagctactcaggaggctgaggcaggagaattgcttgaacctgggaggcggaggttgcagtgagcggagatcaggaaactcttatcgcccaggctcaaaacaaaaccccagcgtggtggctcccgcctgtaatcccagctactcaggagactagcctgggcaacatagggagaacccgtctcttaaaaaaaaaaaaaatccacacacagCAAACCAGGGTACACTTTCACGTTAGAACCCAGCGACAAGGCAGGTCAGGGCAGTTACTGCTCCatctcacagaagaaaaagacagagatggaAGACTTGCTCAAGGCAGGGAATGGCAGAGCCAAAGCTTAGAGTCTGTTCTCCTGACTCCAAGCCCAGCGCTTTCACCGGTGTAGCGTGACTCCCGCTTGGCATCGGAGTGTGTCCTTGGGATCAGCCCTTATAGAGGTCTCAACCTCTCCGGGTATTTAGGAGTTAAGGGGGCGGGCCACAAACTCCCCGCCCTCTCCCTGGAGAGTCAGCCCAGCcccagagagctgattggtgcaGGGAGACCACCTGTCAGGCTGGGAGGCGGGGACTACAGCCAGGCTGCCGACTCAGGTAAGCCTTAAAGGGGACAAATATGATTCCACGTTTAAGAACGGCAGGGATTCTGTAGCCCAAGGAAGAGTTTTGCCTCCTAATTAGGGATCTGATGAATGTAAAAAGTCATACAGAGCTAATTATGATAATAGCTGCAGTCATTAAGGGCTTGCTACATGCCAGCTAAACCCTTCAGGTAAACACTTCACATTTATTACCTTCTTTTAATCTTAGTAACAGTCACTTCAGAGAGGCTGGTTAGGAGCCCAAGGTCACAAAAGTTGGTGTCAGGTTTAAATTAAATCCAGGTCTGTCTTGACCTCAAATTTCTATAATTCTGAAGATCCCAGGAAAGGAATTGGGCGGTGGatctgaaagaagccagacagtgGAGCCTTCAGCccagaggaggaaaagagagcaGATGCCCGGGGTTTGCCTCCCAGGGGCAGGGTTTCCAAGCCAGGGCCCTCAGCGCTGGCCTTGAACTGCCAGTCTGGTGTTGGGGATTCCTGGGGAAGGGGATCTGCGGCGAGGTCCCAATCCCATATCCACCTCGGGGGCGGGAACCCTGAGGCAGCGACCACTCCTCCCCGCTGATCCCAGCCTTCCCTTCTTCCAAGAGCCAGACCTGGAGGACTGCAGCTTCCGGTGTCGGGGGACCTCCCCT
This genomic interval carries:
- the MLLT6 gene encoding protein AF-17 isoform X9, with product MKEMVGGCCVCSDERGWAENPLVYCDGHACSVAVHQACYGIVQVPTGPWFCRKCESQERAARVRCELCPHKDGALKRTDNGGWAHVVCALYIPEVQFANVLTMEPIVLQYVPHDRFNKTCYICEEQGRESKAASGACMTCNRHGCRQAFHVTCAQMAGLLCEEEVLEVDNVKYCGYCKYHFSKMKTSRHSSGGGGGGTGGGGGSGGSMGGGGSGFISGRRSRSASPSTQQEKHPTHHERGQKKSRKDKERLKQKHKKRPESPPSILTPPVVPTADKVSSSASSSSHHEASTQETSESSRDSKGKKSSSHSLSHKGKKLSSGKGVSSFTSASSSSSSSSSSSGGPFQPAVSSLQSSPDFSAFPKLEQPEEDKYSKPTAPAPSAPPSPSAPEPPKADLFEQKVVFSGFGPIMRFSTTTSSSGRARAPSPGDYKSPHVTGSGASAGTHKRMPSLSATPVPADETPETGLKEKKHKASKRSRHGPGRPKGSRNKEGTGGPAAPSLPSAQLAGFTATAASPFSGGSLVSSGLGGLASRNFGPSGSLPSLSLESPLLGAGIYTSNKDPISHSGGMLRAVCSTPLSSSLLGPPGTSALPRLSRSPFTSTLPSSSASISTTQVFSLAGSTFSLPSTHIFGTPMGAVNPLLAQAESSHTEPDLEDCSFRCRGTSPQESLSSMSPISSLPALFDQTASAPCGGGQLDPAAPGTTNMEQLLEKQGDGEAGVNIVEMLKALHALQKENQRLQEQILSLTAKKERLQILNVQLSVPFPALPAALPAANGPVPGPYGLPPQAGSSDSLSTSKSPPGKSSLGLDNSLSTSSEPYRAAETPPSAARAAAPATPAAPGLPAADPGTPDCCLPDDPADPAETGAAAPADGWGLPAAHGQPAGRKLHPAAVCGHPWPAAHGVCSTPAARWSPSGSLAWQQHKSHGCSSCSCSSGSSRRTSSPHCPDQPLPQPVGSRRQWRWPQRRDR
- the MLLT6 gene encoding protein AF-17 isoform X3, translated to MKEMVGGCCVCSDERGWAENPLVYCDGHACSVAVHQACYGIVQVPTGPWFCRKCESQERAARVRCELCPHKDGALKRTDNGGWAHVVCALYIPEVQFANVLTMEPIVLQYVPHDRFNKTCYICEEQGRESKAASGACMTCNRHGCRQAFHVTCAQMAGLLCEEEVLEVDNVKYCGYCKYHFSKMKTSRHSSGGGGGGTGGGGGSGGSMGGGGSGFISGRRSRSASPSTQQEKHPTHHERGQKKSRKDKERLKQKHKKRPESPPSILTPPVVPTADKVSSSASSSSHHEASTQETSESSRDSKGKKSSSHSLSHKGKKLSSGKGVSSFTSASSSSSSSSSSSGGPFQPAVSSLQSSPDFSAFPKLEQPEEDKYSKPTAPAPSAPPSPSAPEPPKADLFEQKVVFSGFGPIMRFSTTTSSSGRARAPSPGDYKSPHVTGSGASAGTHKRMPSLSATPVPADETPETGLKEKKHKASKRSRHGPGRPKGSRNKEGTGGPAAPSLPSAQLAGFTATAASPFSGGSLVSSGLGGLASRNFGPSGSLPSLSLESPLLGAGIYTSNKDPISHSGGMLRAVCSTPLSSSLLGPPGTSALPRLSRSPFTSTLPSSSASISTTQVFSLAGSTFSLPSTHIFGTPMGAVNPLLAQAESSHTEPDLEDCSFRCRGTSPQESLSSMSPISSLPALFDQTASAPCGGGQLDPAAPGTTNMEQLLEKQGDGEAGVNIVEMLKALHALQKENQRLQEQILSLTAKKERLQILNVQLSVPFPALPAALPAANGPVPGPYGLPPQAGSSDSLSTSKSPPGKSSLGLDNSLSTSSEDPHSGCPSRSSSSLSFHSTPPPLPLLQQSPATLPLALPGAPAPLPPQPQNGLGRAPGAAGLGAMPMAEGLLGGLAGSGGLPLNGLLGGLNGAAAPNPASLSQAGGAPTLQLPGCLNSLTEQQRHLLQQQEQQLQQLQQLLASPQLTPEHQTVVYQMIQQIQQKRELQRLQMAGGSQLPMASLLAGSSTPLLSAGTPGLLPTASAPPLLPAGALVAPSLGNNTSLMAAAAAAAAVAAAGGPPVLTAQTNPFLSLSGADGSGGGPKGGTADKGASVNQEKG
- the MLLT6 gene encoding protein AF-17 isoform X10 — translated: MKEMVGGCCVCSDERGWAENPLVYCDGHACSVAVHQACYGIVQVPTGPWFCRKCESQERAARVRCELCPHKDGALKRTDNGGWAHVVCALYIPEVQFANVLTMEPIVLQYVPHDRFNKTCYICEEQGRESKAASGACMTCNRHGCRQAFHVTCAQMAGLLCEEEVLEVDNVKYCGYCKYHFSKMKTSRHSSGGGGGGTGGGGGSGGSMGGGGSGFISGRRSRSASPSTQQEKHPTHHERGQKKHSVPCSCPSVQLCPRWTPLQSRKDKERLKQKHKKRPESPPSILTPPVVPTADKVSSSASSSSHHEASTQETSESSRDSKGKKSSSHSLSHKGKKLSSGKGVSSFTSASSSSSSSSSSSGGPFQPAVSSLQSSPDFSAFPKLEQPEEDKYSKPTAPAPSAPPSPSAPEPPKADLFEQKVVFSGFGPIMRFSTTTSSSGRARAPSPGDYKSPHVTGSGASAGTHKRMPSLSATPVPADETPETGLKEKKHKASKRSRHGPGRPKGSRNKEGTGGPAAPSLPSAQLAGFTATAASPFSGGSLVSSGLGGLASRNFGPSGSLPSLSLESPLLGAGIYTSNKDPISHSGGMLRAVCSTPLSSSLLGPPGTSALPRLSRSPFTSTLPSSSASISTTQVFSLAGSTFSLPSTHIFGTPMGAVNPLLAQAESSHTDPRKGIGRWI
- the MLLT6 gene encoding protein AF-17 isoform X13 encodes the protein MKEMVGGCCVCSDERGWAENPLVYCDGHACSVAVHQACYGIVQVPTGPWFCRKCESQERAARVRCELCPHKDGALKRTDNGGWAHVVCALYIPEVQFANVLTMEPIVLQYVPHDRFNKTCYICEEQGRESKAASGACMTCNRHGCRQAFHVTCAQMAGLLCEEEVLEVDNVKYCGYCKYHFSKMKTSRHSSGGGGGGTGGGGGSGGSMGGGGSGFISGRRSRSASPSTQQEKHPTHHERGQKKHSVPCSCPSVQLCPRWTPLQSRKDKERLKQKHKKRPESPPSILTPPVVPTADKVSSSASSSSHHEASTQETSESSRDSKGKKSSSHSLSHKGKKLSSGKVSSLQSSPDFSAFPKLEQPEEDKYSKPTAPAPSAPPSPSAPEPPKADLFEQKVVFSGFGPIMRFSTTTSSSGRARAPSPGDYKSPHVTGSGASAGTHKRMPSLSATPVPADETPETGLKEKKHKASKRSRHGPGRPKGSRNKEGTGGPAAPSLPSAQLAGFTATAASPFSGGSLVSSGLGGLASRNFGPSGSLPSLSLESPLLGAGIYTSNKDPISHSGGMLRAVCSTPLSSSLLGPPGTSALPRLSRSPFTSTLPSSSASISTTQV
- the MLLT6 gene encoding protein AF-17 isoform X11, producing MKEMVGGCCVCSDERGWAENPLVYCDGHACSVAVHQACYGIVQVPTGPWFCRKCESQERAARVRCELCPHKDGALKRTDNGGWAHVVCALYIPEVQFANVLTMEPIVLQYVPHDRFNKTCYICEEQGRESKAASGACMTCNRHGCRQAFHVTCAQMAGLLCEEEVLEVDNVKYCGYCKYHFSKMKTSRHSSGGGGGGTGGGGGSGGSMGGGGSGFISGRRSRSASPSTQQEKHPTHHERGQKKHSVPCSCPSVQLCPRWTPLQSRKDKERLKQKHKKRPESPPSILTPPVVPTADKVSSSASSSSHHEASTQETSESSRDSKGKKSSSHSLSHKGKKLSSGKGVSSFTSASSSSSSSSSSSGGPFQPAVSSLQSSPDFSAFPKLEQPEEDKYSKPTAPAPSAPPSPSAPEPPKADLFEQKVVFSGFGPIMRFSTTTSSSGRARAPSPGDYKSPHVTGSGASAGTHKRMPSLSATPVPADETPETGLKEKKHKASKRSRHGPGRPKGSRNKEGTGGPAAPSLPSAQLAGFTATAASPFSGGSLVSSGLGGLASRNFGPSGSLPSLSLESPLLGAGIYTSNKDPISHSGGMLRAVCSTPLSSSLLGPPGTSALPRLSRSPFTSTLPSSSASISTTQV